Proteins encoded within one genomic window of Pristiophorus japonicus isolate sPriJap1 chromosome 11, sPriJap1.hap1, whole genome shotgun sequence:
- the LOC139275952 gene encoding autophagy-related protein 101: protein MNCRSQTLELTVEARQIEETVLAVLHTVLLHRSSGKFHYKKEGTYSIGTVGTEDVDCDFVDCTYVRVSSDELDRTLRRSVGEFKDALRNSGSDGSGQISLEFYQKKKSRWPFSDECIPWEVWAFKLNVVNLANEQERQICREKVGEKLGEKIINVIEVMNRHEYLPKMPTQSEVDNVFDTGLRDVQPYLYKITYQITDSLGTSVSTTMRRLIKDTLAL, encoded by the exons ATGAACTGCCGATCCCAGACCCTGGAGCTGACGGTGGAAGCCAGGCAGATCGAGGAGACGGTGCTAGCCGTGCTCCACACCGTGCTGCTGCACAGGAGCTCGGGCAAGTTCCACTACAAGAAGGAGGGCACCTACTCCATCGGCACCGTGGGCACCGAGGACGTTGACTGTGATTTCGTCGATTGCACCTACGTGCGAGTATCGTCGGACGAGCTGGACCGCACGTTGCGCCGATCTGTCGGCGAGTTTAAG GACGCCCTTCGCAACTCTGGCAGTGATGGGAGTGGTCAGATCTCCCTGGAGTTCTACCAGAAGAAGAAATCGCGCTGGCCGTTCTCAGATGAGTGCATCCCGTGGGAGGTGTGGGCCTTCAAACTCAACGTGGTGAATCTGgccaatgagcaggagaggcaaatcTGCCGCGAGAAGGTGGGCGAGAAACTGGGCGAGAAGATCATCAACGTCATTGAGGTCATGAACAGGCACGAGTACTTGCCGAAAATGCCCACGCAGTCGGAGGTGGACAATGTCTTTGACACGGGCCTGAGAGACGTACAGCCTTACCTGTACAAAATCACCTACCAGATCACTGACTCCCTTGGGACATCTGTTAGTACCACCATGAGGCGGTTAATCAAAGACACTTTGGCTTTATAA